The following is a genomic window from Candidatus Poribacteria bacterium.
ACTCTGATCCTCAGCGGCCTGCCGTTAGGCAGAATATATCAGGCCGCTAATGGGAAAGAGGGATTACAGATTTTGGATAGGACGTGGGTTGACCTTATCCTGGTCGATATAAACATGCCCGTGATGAACGGTGAGGAGATGATAGATAGAATACGCCGGAAGCCCGAAATCGCCGATCTACCGATTATCGTTATCTCCACCGAAAGCAGCGAAACGCGAGTGGAGATGCTTCAGAAAAAATGTGATGGTTTCATACACAAGCCGTTTACTCCGGAAAGCCTCAGACAGGCCATCATTAACGTCATAGGAGGGATAGATGGGGGAGATGGAGAGAACGCTTTACAAATCGGCGATTCGGATTTTTGAGGACCTTGCCTTCATGTTGCCAAGCGAGGAGCTCGATGACCGCCAATCCAAGGCTCCCGAACGAGCCATCGCTGTGGTGGGATTCCACGGCCCGTTCAGCGGGAAACTGGTAGTGCGCGTTTGTGGGGATCTGCTTCCGATTCTCGCTGCTAATATGCTCGGCGAAGAACATCCACCACCGGTGGAAAAACAACTGGATGCCCTGCGAGAGATAGCGAACGTCATCTGTGGAAACGTTCTGCCTGCCATAGCTGGGGCAAAGGAGATATTCTATCTTGATACTCCGGTTCTAATTGATCCCCGTAAACGCTCTAATTTCAACCCTCAGGGCGATCCCGTTGTGGAGGTGAAGATAGGAATGGAAGGTGGGAGAGCCGAGATAGCTTTATACAAAGATGAGAGTGATCGTGGGGGGAAGAGATCATGATCCGGGTTTTAATCGTAGACGATTCGGCTGTAGTCCGAAAGATATTGAGCGGTGAGCTTTCAAAATATGAGGATATCCAGGTGGTCGGCACCGCCATCGATCCTTATGTAGCTCGCGATAAAATAGTCAAATTGAAGCCGGATGTCGTCACCTTAGACATCGAGATGCCCAGGATGGATGGCCTCTCATTTCTGGCGAAGCTGATGAAATATCACCCTATTCCGGTGGTGATCGTAAGCTCACTCGCACCTGAAAACAGCGAGACGGCATTGAAGGCGCTCGAGTTGGGTGCGGTTGATGTTGTGGCGAAGCCGAGTTCAGTATACTCCGTCCCTGCCATCTCCAGATTGGTTCACGCCATTCGCGCCGCCGCTTCAGCGAAGTTACCGAGGCAAATTCCATCGGAGACGTCAAGACTCGCACGAAGCATAGATCTACCCCGGGAGATTCAGACCACACATAAGATAATAGCCATAGGAGCCTCAACGGGGGGAACGAAAGCGATCGAGGTGGTATTGAGGGATTTTCCTCCTTCAGCTCCTGGAACGGTGATCGTTCAGCACATGCCGGAGTATTTCACGGCCAGCTTCGCCCAAAGGCTTAACCGAATATGTCGGGTGGAAGTTCGAGAGGCTAAGGACCAGGATAGTGTAATACCGGGTGTAGCCCTGATAGCGCCAGGCGGCAAGCATATGGTTCTGAAGCGAAGTGGCGCCCGCTATATCGTTCGGATAAAGGATGGGCCGCCCGTTCATTACCAGAAACCCAGCGTGGATGTGTTGTTCCAATCCGTGGCGCTAAACGCAGGGAGAAATGCCATCGGGGTGTTGTTAACGGGGATGGGAGCCGATGGGGCAAGGGGACTACTTGCAATGCATGAGAACGGCGCATATACAATAGCTCAAGATGAGCAGAGTTGTGTCGTGTTCGGTATGCCTAGGGAGGCCATAAAGCTGGGCGCAGTCGATGAGGTATTACCGCTAGGTGATATCGCCCGCAGGATCTTCGAAGTGCTTGTCAGGGAAAACAAGAGGAGGTGAGTTATGAAGGCCGAATATATCAACCCGTTCATCGCTGCCCTTGAGAATTTCTGTGAGACGATGTTGGGATGTAGCGTTGAACGGGGCAAATTGAAGGTGGCGAACTCAGCCCTGGAGATCGAACACCCCGAAATAGATCAGGCCTTCGCAAAGTATGATATCTCAGCGATTATAGGCCTGACGGGAAAGGTCAGGGGAACGGTCGTGTTATCATTTCCGGCGAAGACGGCTTTGATGATAGCGAGGCGATTCCTGGATACGGAAAAGATATTCAAGATAGATGAGGTTGTCATAGATGCCGTGGCGGAGATGGTCAACATAGTC
Proteins encoded in this region:
- a CDS encoding response regulator; amino-acid sequence: MPLNVLVVDDSSVMRSIISRTLILSGLPLGRIYQAANGKEGLQILDRTWVDLILVDINMPVMNGEEMIDRIRRKPEIADLPIIVISTESSETRVEMLQKKCDGFIHKPFTPESLRQAIINVIGGIDGGDGENALQIGDSDF
- a CDS encoding chemotaxis protein CheX, which produces MGEMERTLYKSAIRIFEDLAFMLPSEELDDRQSKAPERAIAVVGFHGPFSGKLVVRVCGDLLPILAANMLGEEHPPPVEKQLDALREIANVICGNVLPAIAGAKEIFYLDTPVLIDPRKRSNFNPQGDPVVEVKIGMEGGRAEIALYKDESDRGGKRS
- a CDS encoding chemotaxis response regulator protein-glutamate methylesterase → MIRVLIVDDSAVVRKILSGELSKYEDIQVVGTAIDPYVARDKIVKLKPDVVTLDIEMPRMDGLSFLAKLMKYHPIPVVIVSSLAPENSETALKALELGAVDVVAKPSSVYSVPAISRLVHAIRAAASAKLPRQIPSETSRLARSIDLPREIQTTHKIIAIGASTGGTKAIEVVLRDFPPSAPGTVIVQHMPEYFTASFAQRLNRICRVEVREAKDQDSVIPGVALIAPGGKHMVLKRSGARYIVRIKDGPPVHYQKPSVDVLFQSVALNAGRNAIGVLLTGMGADGARGLLAMHENGAYTIAQDEQSCVVFGMPREAIKLGAVDEVLPLGDIARRIFEVLVRENKRR
- a CDS encoding chemotaxis protein CheX, whose product is MKAEYINPFIAALENFCETMLGCSVERGKLKVANSALEIEHPEIDQAFAKYDISAIIGLTGKVRGTVVLSFPAKTALMIARRFLDTEKIFKIDEVVIDAVAEMVNIVAGSAKTHLSDELGLIKLSLPTVVRGRNFEIRYPTGSIWLQIPFNSDLGPFFMQVSFEKV